In Hyphomicrobium denitrificans 1NES1, one DNA window encodes the following:
- the fliF gene encoding flagellar basal-body MS-ring/collar protein FliF, with protein sequence MDWRQFQNLYSSLKGLGRQRLMALGAAGFLVFALISIGSYFASRSSFETLYVGLTPPDVSSMGRELAQAGIPFEASSDGTKLGVPIGQAEQARALLAEKGLPGSPNAGYELFDKLGALGLTSFMQEVTRVRALEGELSRTIQYLKGIRAARVHIFLPDQNALRTSKQTPTASVVIKTDVAGDATAAPAIKHLIAAAIPDMKPDEVQVIGTDGTLLGGNGGPSGDVPVQMLDLERTISKQVQDSVRRALSPYLGIDNFEVSAIARLNIDKHQTTETKYDPESKVERSTRIVKEAQSSTDGSGKTDVSVDQNIPNEAPTNSKEQSKRAQDRKEETTNYEISSKSASTTSEGYKVDNISLAVVVNKKRLSEIIGKDAKSEDIDKQVAEIEKVALSAAGLDTKRGDRISVAAVEFAQSPIGESAASSVDWTAMLMALAGTGIKSLTILLVAAIVVLAGFKPVMRSLLAGGSAAAIEGGGPIAALSGPDASGVAAPLDMPEMASPLLEPGANPFDADFGSSGFAGDGLSFGRSLAFGPVEKLGAIIDRDEEQATAIMKHWVKNG encoded by the coding sequence ATGGATTGGCGTCAATTCCAGAATCTTTACAGCAGTCTCAAGGGCCTGGGACGGCAGCGCTTGATGGCGCTCGGAGCCGCGGGCTTTCTGGTCTTTGCGCTGATATCGATCGGCAGCTATTTCGCCTCGCGCTCGAGCTTCGAGACGCTTTACGTCGGCTTGACCCCCCCTGACGTCAGCAGCATGGGCCGCGAACTGGCGCAAGCCGGCATTCCGTTCGAGGCAAGTTCGGACGGAACGAAGCTCGGTGTGCCGATCGGGCAAGCCGAGCAGGCCCGGGCCCTGCTCGCCGAAAAAGGTCTGCCTGGAAGCCCGAACGCCGGATACGAACTCTTCGACAAGCTCGGAGCGCTGGGTCTGACCTCGTTCATGCAGGAGGTCACGCGCGTCAGGGCGCTTGAGGGCGAACTCTCGCGTACAATCCAATACCTGAAGGGAATTCGGGCTGCCCGCGTGCACATCTTCCTTCCGGATCAGAACGCCTTGCGGACAAGCAAGCAGACGCCGACAGCTTCTGTGGTTATTAAAACCGACGTCGCAGGTGACGCGACGGCGGCACCGGCCATCAAGCACCTTATCGCCGCGGCCATTCCGGATATGAAACCAGACGAGGTCCAAGTCATCGGCACGGACGGAACTCTGTTGGGCGGCAACGGCGGCCCATCCGGCGATGTGCCGGTGCAAATGCTCGATCTTGAGCGCACGATCTCGAAGCAGGTTCAGGACAGCGTACGCCGCGCCCTGTCGCCTTATCTCGGCATCGATAATTTCGAAGTGAGCGCGATCGCACGCCTCAACATCGACAAGCATCAGACGACAGAGACGAAATACGATCCGGAATCCAAGGTCGAGCGGTCGACACGCATCGTCAAAGAAGCGCAAAGCTCAACCGACGGTTCCGGAAAAACCGACGTCAGCGTCGACCAGAACATTCCTAATGAGGCGCCTACGAATTCAAAGGAGCAGAGCAAGCGGGCGCAGGATCGAAAAGAAGAAACGACGAATTACGAAATCAGTTCGAAATCGGCCTCGACCACCAGTGAAGGCTACAAGGTCGACAATATTTCGCTCGCCGTAGTCGTCAACAAGAAGCGCCTTTCTGAAATCATCGGCAAAGACGCGAAAAGCGAAGACATCGACAAGCAGGTTGCCGAAATCGAGAAGGTGGCGCTTTCTGCCGCCGGTCTCGATACCAAGCGCGGTGATCGCATCAGCGTTGCGGCGGTCGAATTCGCTCAATCTCCCATTGGCGAGAGCGCCGCTTCGAGCGTCGACTGGACCGCGATGTTGATGGCGCTCGCCGGAACAGGAATAAAATCGCTCACCATCCTTCTCGTCGCTGCCATCGTCGTACTCGCGGGATTCAAGCCCGTGATGCGTTCATTGCTGGCTGGCGGTTCGGCTGCAGCCATCGAAGGAGGTGGCCCGATCGCGGCACTCTCAGGACCGGATGCGAGTGGAGTTGCTGCGCCCCTAGATATGCCGGAAATGGCTTCGCCGCTCCTTGAACCCGGCGCCAATCCATTCGATGCCGACTTCGGCTCGTCGGGCTTTGCCGGGGACGGCTTATCATTCGGCCGCTCGCTGGCCTTCGGCCCCGTCGAAAAGCTCGGCGCGATCATCGACCGTGACGAAGAGCAGGCAACGGCCATCATGAAGCATTGGGTCAAGAACGGATGA
- a CDS encoding flagellar hook protein FlgE, producing the protein MGLYGLMTTSISGMAVQSDRMGTVADNIANVNTTGYKEASAEFATLVAEGHVASYVPGSVSTIARRAITHQGDLTYTTSPTDLAVSGNGFFMVQSPSGTPYLTRAGSFVSTNGYLVNAAGFTLLGYDLLSGGSSSVINSAAGLVPVGTANLGLKATPSTSGNFQVNLPSDAAVSTSLPSLNAAGADYVGPTSIVTYDNLGHQVTIDIYSAKTADNQWEVTVYDHAGAASGGGSSFPYAAGSLLTTENLTFDGTNGKLISPSPPTLSVSIPNGATLNLNMGNTTQLATAYTPVDASVNGNGPSAVDRLEISDEGIVTAVYADGSRVDAFKIPLATVASPDNLTAISGNVFATNKDSGDLQLGTANSGSLGKIVSGALEKSSVDLASELTTMVEAQRSYTANSKVFQTGTELLDVLVNLVR; encoded by the coding sequence ATGGGCCTTTACGGATTAATGACTACCAGCATCTCAGGCATGGCTGTCCAGTCTGACCGTATGGGAACCGTCGCGGACAATATTGCGAACGTCAATACGACTGGTTACAAGGAAGCCTCTGCCGAATTCGCGACCCTCGTCGCAGAAGGTCACGTTGCATCTTACGTCCCCGGTTCGGTCTCGACCATTGCCCGCCGTGCCATTACTCATCAGGGCGACCTGACCTACACGACATCGCCGACGGACCTGGCTGTCAGTGGCAACGGGTTCTTCATGGTTCAGAGCCCGTCAGGGACCCCCTATCTGACGCGAGCCGGCAGTTTCGTGTCAACGAACGGGTACCTCGTCAACGCAGCCGGATTTACGCTGCTCGGATATGATCTTCTTAGCGGTGGAAGCTCTTCGGTCATCAACAGTGCCGCCGGTCTCGTGCCGGTCGGAACTGCAAACCTTGGATTGAAAGCAACGCCGTCAACCAGCGGCAATTTCCAGGTCAATCTTCCGTCCGATGCGGCCGTATCGACCAGTCTCCCATCCTTGAATGCCGCCGGCGCCGACTATGTCGGCCCGACATCGATCGTAACGTACGACAATCTCGGTCACCAGGTCACGATCGACATCTATTCGGCGAAGACGGCCGACAATCAGTGGGAAGTCACCGTCTACGACCATGCGGGTGCGGCGTCCGGAGGTGGCAGCAGCTTCCCCTATGCCGCCGGTTCGTTGCTGACGACCGAGAATCTGACGTTCGACGGAACGAACGGCAAATTGATCTCGCCGTCTCCTCCGACTCTTTCTGTGAGTATTCCAAACGGCGCGACGCTCAACCTGAATATGGGAAATACGACGCAGCTCGCGACTGCATACACACCCGTAGATGCTAGCGTGAATGGCAATGGCCCATCCGCTGTAGATCGACTCGAGATCAGTGATGAAGGCATCGTCACCGCTGTCTATGCCGACGGCTCGCGTGTTGACGCATTCAAAATCCCGCTCGCAACCGTCGCAAGCCCAGACAACTTGACGGCAATTTCCGGCAATGTGTTCGCAACGAACAAGGACTCCGGCGATCTCCAGCTCGGAACCGCAAATTCTGGATCGCTCGGAAAGATCGTTTCCGGAGCTCTTGAAAAATCGAGCGTCGATCTCGCCTCCGAGTTGACGACGATGGTCGAAGCTCAACGCAGTTACACGGCAAACTCGAAGGTGTTTCAGACGGGTACAGAGCTCTTGGACGTGCTCGTCAATCTCGTCCGGTAG
- a CDS encoding response regulator transcription factor, translating to MFVVLDDRSTVAGGCVACFEREGIAAVAVDPVEFPEWFESVNDSDLSVIEGFLIGSVENRRQISSRIRSRCRAPLIGLIEARALSETLDLFSLGFDDVLAKPFHVREILARSGAIRRRMKMAEQCVDIAGIRIFFDGRDPLVNGEVLPLPRRERRILECLVLSRNTRVTKTQIFNRVYGIFNDEIHENVIESHISRLRKRLKQRLGHDPIDSQRFLGYRLKEFSGEEQLPSPEETANSLTQGPNASLEQSIIPEQESADGPLRINDYQHLRHGCPV from the coding sequence ATGTTTGTTGTTCTGGACGACCGGTCCACGGTCGCGGGAGGCTGCGTCGCGTGCTTTGAGCGCGAGGGAATCGCCGCGGTAGCGGTCGATCCAGTCGAATTCCCTGAATGGTTTGAATCAGTTAACGATTCGGACCTCTCCGTCATCGAAGGATTCCTAATTGGATCGGTCGAAAATCGACGGCAAATATCATCTCGCATCCGTTCGCGATGTCGCGCCCCCCTCATCGGGCTGATTGAAGCAAGGGCCCTTAGCGAGACGCTCGATCTTTTTTCGCTTGGTTTCGACGATGTGCTCGCCAAGCCGTTTCATGTTCGCGAAATCCTAGCGCGCAGCGGAGCAATCCGGCGGCGGATGAAAATGGCCGAGCAATGCGTCGATATCGCCGGCATCAGAATCTTTTTCGACGGTCGCGACCCGCTGGTGAACGGCGAGGTTCTGCCGTTGCCGCGGCGAGAGCGCAGGATCCTCGAATGCCTCGTTCTTAGCCGCAATACGCGCGTGACGAAGACGCAGATCTTCAATCGCGTCTACGGCATCTTCAACGATGAAATTCACGAGAACGTAATCGAAAGTCATATCAGCCGCCTGCGCAAGCGCCTGAAGCAGCGGCTCGGACACGATCCGATCGATTCCCAGCGGTTCCTCGGCTACCGCCTCAAGGAATTTTCCGGAGAGGAGCAATTGCCCTCACCGGAGGAGACTGCAAACAGTCTCACGCAAGGCCCGAATGCTTCTCTTGAGCAAAGCATCATTCCCGAGCAGGAGAGTGCCGATGGGCCTTTACGGATTAATGACTACCAGCATCTCAGGCATGGCTGTCCAGTCTGA
- a CDS encoding PilZ domain-containing protein, protein MKQTRTRKLRRDALGRDIVTAPNLRGTERRNDFRYSARQHAAMRFRNANMICDLVDLSETGAKIRILDGAVPNIDERVVLTLFDGTAVEGHVSWIRDEHIGVEFRSLVMNVDDRLDFENLGSAFFGKAVTLQKSTRRP, encoded by the coding sequence ATGAAACAGACGAGAACGCGTAAATTACGCCGAGACGCGCTTGGCCGAGACATTGTCACGGCGCCAAATTTGCGCGGAACCGAGCGACGTAATGATTTCCGTTATTCCGCACGCCAACATGCCGCCATGCGGTTTCGCAATGCGAATATGATTTGCGATCTCGTCGACTTGTCCGAAACCGGCGCCAAAATCCGCATTCTTGACGGAGCAGTTCCTAACATAGACGAGCGGGTTGTCTTGACATTGTTCGACGGGACGGCCGTCGAAGGGCATGTGTCCTGGATCAGAGACGAACACATCGGCGTTGAGTTCCGCAGCTTGGTCATGAATGTCGACGATCGTCTCGACTTCGAGAATCTCGGCAGCGCGTTCTTCGGGAAAGCCGTCACGCTGCAGAAGTCGACGCGACGTCCCTAG
- a CDS encoding MotB family protein, whose protein sequence is MSNGQEDVSSQPLVIVRRRRNTDEEHHGGVWKIAYADFMTAMMAFFLVMWLINAADKKTIVQVAAYFNPMRLTDRFAAPKGLEDLNEIDNKQSDEKSKKGLNKQLALKQKLNAPKATKDSIGEAMDEEAQKTSASAGGKRVEAQKEEALFDNPGQLLDKLADEAKASQAMTAASPSDGNISDPFDRINRRTGKSQVIEKPATQPQPAAPAAPAEVSKVVTPPPSVAGKDATQTARSLEGKDQKQAARSLEGKDTEQAGPAAEAKNQAATAPKPLDNADNANNEAKAKKLQEDISSALSKVSHAAPEIEVKATSEGLLVSLLDDADFGMFEVGSAKPRPELVLAMGKVGDVLKAQPGNIVIRGHTDSRAYKHGNYDNWRLSAARAQMAYYMLVRGGISETRFVAIEGRADRDPKVPSDTEAPQNRRIDILIKEAKK, encoded by the coding sequence ATGAGCAACGGTCAGGAAGATGTTTCATCGCAACCACTGGTCATCGTGCGGCGCCGTCGCAATACCGATGAAGAGCATCATGGCGGTGTCTGGAAGATCGCCTACGCGGACTTCATGACGGCCATGATGGCATTCTTTCTCGTCATGTGGCTCATCAATGCCGCGGACAAGAAGACCATTGTCCAGGTGGCAGCCTACTTTAATCCGATGCGATTGACGGATCGTTTTGCTGCGCCCAAGGGTCTGGAAGACTTGAACGAAATAGACAACAAGCAGAGCGATGAAAAAAGCAAGAAAGGCCTGAACAAGCAGCTTGCCCTGAAGCAGAAGCTCAATGCGCCGAAGGCAACAAAAGATAGCATCGGCGAGGCAATGGACGAGGAGGCGCAAAAGACGAGCGCTTCCGCCGGCGGCAAGCGTGTGGAGGCGCAAAAGGAAGAGGCACTCTTCGACAATCCAGGCCAGCTTCTGGATAAGCTTGCGGACGAAGCCAAAGCTAGTCAGGCGATGACGGCGGCGAGCCCGTCGGATGGTAACATCAGCGATCCCTTTGATCGCATCAATCGACGGACCGGAAAATCGCAGGTCATCGAAAAGCCCGCCACGCAGCCCCAGCCGGCCGCACCGGCAGCTCCAGCAGAGGTATCAAAGGTGGTTACGCCGCCACCCAGCGTGGCGGGTAAGGACGCAACGCAGACTGCCCGTTCGCTCGAAGGCAAGGACCAGAAGCAAGCTGCTCGCTCGCTCGAAGGAAAGGACACGGAACAAGCTGGCCCGGCTGCTGAGGCCAAGAACCAAGCCGCAACCGCACCAAAGCCGTTAGACAATGCGGACAACGCGAACAACGAGGCAAAAGCCAAAAAGCTGCAGGAGGACATCAGCAGCGCTTTGTCCAAGGTTTCCCATGCGGCGCCCGAAATCGAGGTAAAAGCGACATCCGAAGGGTTGCTTGTTAGCCTGCTCGATGACGCGGACTTCGGCATGTTCGAGGTCGGCTCGGCAAAGCCACGTCCTGAGCTGGTGCTCGCGATGGGCAAGGTAGGCGACGTTCTCAAAGCTCAGCCCGGTAACATCGTGATACGGGGCCATACCGACAGCCGTGCGTATAAGCACGGCAACTATGACAACTGGCGCCTGTCCGCCGCTCGGGCGCAAATGGCTTACTACATGCTCGTCCGCGGTGGCATTTCGGAAACGCGCTTCGTAGCCATAGAAGGTCGCGCCGATAGGGATCCGAAGGTTCCGTCCGATACCGAAGCACCTCAAAATCGGCGGATCGACATCCTCATCAAAGAGGCCAAGAAATGA
- a CDS encoding flagellar hook-length control protein FliK: MTEAASRAAQSQSIIDTLSKSASAKSNAQAHRAGSKPIQKQQDTDGSNDRVRDRSIDKAERRDNHSAFKSIDTTAKASEKSHRGNEKDDDSEKSFEATIDTLGSQTPPGNAPASVPATPPAGWGAEIALRTAQDQASNDDSKSTPTNLKTAALPGHLLRQASVVALLDAKQRLLAAQDSTAQVSDSTSEETMATPVMVHAREAHWVFDDANAASSTRVFETLTSKGSKENPLAALTGATTSRGEDGVSKASADMMTPRAVGQAPANNAATQQNFSGAQDGRPGSREQSGTTDVSTRRIVDTAVAAPAEHISQDSPEISGMSAATQQVRSGVLTALADDSSNAQVSNPSQMTDRPPVTGQVLRTIDLTLSPSDLGTVRLKLSLKSSALDIDAEASKASTAKLLDDDRKGLEQSLRDAGYDVKSLKIADISAGSNSTLNNSLNNSGSSFQDGSQARANFAGRQDESMPRREGGMPDQSQQRQRDNNQKTSPAPDVASGRQANAIYI; this comes from the coding sequence ATGACGGAAGCAGCTTCTCGCGCCGCCCAAAGCCAAAGCATCATCGATACGCTTTCAAAGTCGGCGTCGGCGAAATCCAATGCGCAAGCGCACCGTGCTGGTTCGAAGCCGATCCAAAAACAGCAAGATACCGACGGCTCAAATGATCGCGTCCGCGACCGTTCCATCGATAAAGCCGAACGCCGCGATAATCATTCTGCCTTCAAGTCGATCGATACGACCGCCAAAGCTTCGGAAAAATCACATCGCGGAAACGAAAAAGACGACGACTCGGAAAAGTCGTTTGAGGCCACTATCGATACGCTCGGCAGCCAAACGCCGCCCGGCAATGCGCCGGCGTCAGTTCCGGCGACGCCGCCAGCGGGTTGGGGCGCGGAGATCGCACTCCGAACAGCGCAGGATCAGGCGTCGAATGATGACAGCAAGAGCACTCCGACGAACCTCAAGACCGCGGCCCTCCCCGGCCATCTGCTCAGGCAAGCCAGTGTCGTGGCCTTGTTGGATGCCAAGCAGCGGCTTCTGGCGGCGCAAGACTCGACGGCGCAAGTGAGCGATTCGACGAGCGAAGAAACTATGGCGACCCCTGTTATGGTTCATGCTCGCGAAGCGCACTGGGTTTTTGACGATGCCAACGCCGCATCGAGCACACGGGTTTTCGAAACCCTGACGAGCAAGGGGAGCAAGGAAAATCCGTTGGCGGCGTTGACCGGGGCTACCACGAGCAGAGGCGAGGACGGTGTGAGCAAAGCATCCGCCGATATGATGACGCCACGAGCGGTAGGTCAGGCGCCCGCAAACAACGCGGCGACACAGCAAAACTTCAGCGGTGCACAGGACGGCAGGCCCGGCTCTCGTGAGCAGTCCGGCACAACTGACGTGAGCACGCGCCGGATTGTGGACACCGCCGTTGCGGCACCCGCCGAGCATATATCGCAGGATAGCCCGGAAATCTCGGGGATGTCGGCAGCAACGCAGCAGGTCCGGAGTGGCGTGCTCACGGCTCTTGCTGACGATAGCAGCAACGCCCAGGTTTCTAACCCCTCACAAATGACGGACCGCCCTCCGGTTACTGGGCAGGTATTGAGAACGATCGATTTGACGCTTTCGCCATCTGATCTCGGAACGGTAAGATTGAAGCTCAGCCTCAAGTCCAGCGCCCTCGATATCGACGCCGAGGCATCGAAAGCCTCGACCGCCAAACTGCTCGACGATGACCGTAAGGGGTTGGAGCAAAGCCTGCGGGATGCGGGCTATGACGTGAAGAGCTTGAAGATCGCCGACATTTCGGCCGGGTCCAATTCGACCTTGAACAACTCGCTGAACAACAGCGGCTCTTCGTTCCAGGATGGAAGTCAGGCGCGCGCAAACTTCGCCGGGCGGCAGGATGAGAGCATGCCGCGGCGCGAGGGTGGAATGCCGGATCAGTCACAGCAACGCCAGCGCGACAACAATCAAAAGACGTCGCCGGCTCCAGACGTTGCGAGCGGCCGGCAGGCCAATGCGATCTATATTTAG
- a CDS encoding flagellin — protein sequence MGMNSINTNIAAMTALQSLQQTSKDMLTTQSRISTGLRVASASDNAAYWSIATSMRSDNAALSTVQDALGLGKGTVNVAYTAMNSSIDLVSQMKQKLAAALGPGVDRSKIQSDITELQNQLKGVADSASFSGENWLSVDSSATGYNATKSIVSSFTRSSDGSVSIGYITVDTSQAVLFDANTSASAGGILDSQRDSTGAVVSTGGTSIMGIDISNLTDSAADQATLSGYVQSVQKALDAMTTAATGLGANQTRINLQSDFVSTLMDSITTGVSQLVDADMNQESTKLQALQVKQQLGVQALSIANQSSQNILSLFRG from the coding sequence ATGGGCATGAATAGTATTAATACGAATATTGCGGCGATGACGGCGCTGCAGTCGCTTCAGCAGACGTCAAAGGACATGCTGACGACCCAGAGCCGTATTTCGACGGGCTTGAGGGTCGCCTCGGCTTCGGATAACGCCGCTTATTGGTCGATCGCGACGTCGATGCGCTCCGACAATGCAGCGCTCTCGACGGTCCAGGACGCACTCGGTCTTGGCAAGGGCACTGTGAACGTTGCTTACACGGCGATGAACAGCAGCATCGACCTCGTCTCGCAGATGAAGCAGAAGCTGGCCGCAGCTCTCGGACCGGGCGTCGACCGCAGCAAGATTCAGTCGGACATCACCGAACTCCAGAACCAGCTTAAGGGCGTTGCCGATTCGGCGAGCTTCTCGGGCGAGAACTGGCTCTCGGTCGATTCGTCTGCAACGGGCTACAACGCCACGAAGTCGATCGTCTCCTCGTTCACGCGCAGCTCGGACGGCTCGGTTTCGATCGGCTACATTACGGTCGATACCTCGCAGGCCGTTCTGTTCGATGCCAACACGTCGGCATCGGCCGGCGGCATCCTCGACTCGCAGCGTGATTCGACCGGCGCCGTCGTCTCGACGGGCGGCACGTCGATCATGGGCATCGACATTAGCAACCTGACTGACAGCGCCGCCGACCAGGCTACGCTCTCTGGCTATGTCCAGTCGGTTCAGAAGGCGCTCGACGCGATGACGACTGCGGCCACCGGGCTTGGCGCGAACCAGACCCGCATCAACCTGCAGAGCGACTTCGTTTCGACGTTGATGGATTCGATCACAACGGGCGTTTCTCAGCTCGTCGACGCGGACATGAACCAAGAATCGACCAAACTTCAGGCATTACAGGTTAAGCAGCAGCTCGGCGTCCAGGCGCTCAGCATTGCCAACCAGTCGAGCCAGAACATCCTGTCGCTGTTCCGCGGCTAA
- a CDS encoding J domain-containing protein, translating into MRIRTPLPSNFETLLTEFFKGADDTGEAPRPSHRFSISSLEAAWGVAAQARALPMQEGSNRDTRRIAYGDESDGGHGVSLDPHKILSELGLHSEATEAEIAMLRREFALRNHPDRVPADLRDAATQRMMIANDLMDRHLAKLRRSAG; encoded by the coding sequence ATGCGCATTCGCACGCCGCTGCCATCGAATTTTGAGACGCTTCTTACAGAGTTCTTCAAAGGCGCCGATGATACGGGTGAAGCGCCGCGGCCGTCACACCGGTTTTCCATAAGCAGTCTCGAAGCCGCATGGGGTGTCGCGGCGCAGGCTCGCGCTTTACCGATGCAAGAGGGCTCTAATCGGGACACGCGGAGGATTGCCTATGGCGACGAAAGCGACGGCGGGCACGGCGTCTCGCTCGATCCACACAAAATTCTCAGCGAACTCGGGCTGCACTCAGAGGCGACGGAAGCTGAAATCGCCATGCTCCGGAGAGAATTTGCGTTGCGCAATCATCCCGACCGCGTGCCCGCCGACCTTAGAGATGCCGCGACACAGCGCATGATGATCGCAAATGACCTTATGGACCGGCATCTCGCCAAACTGCGCCGCTCCGCCGGTTAA